GTAGCATCAATCTCATCATATGCTATCTTACAATGAGTTGCTTTCTCCTGTCTAACTGCACAATTATTTGCTTGTAAGGAGCATTCACACATAAGAGCATTCAACATAAAGTTCACACCTTTAGAAAGTTGTGAACTGAAGTTGTGAAGTTCACAACGTTCTTTGCACACCTACTTACTCCTACAACACTTGGGGGATggtgcactttcaatgtaatgcaacaatgtatttaaaagtttatctgaggctaatATTAAGCTTCAGCCAACCAAATGATTCACATCAAGTGGGTATCTTttaaagttactgtcttttagtgccaaattacCTCTTTTTCTTATTATCTGTCCACAGTAgctactaaaaagactgtaactttgaaagtttacatttgatttgactaatttgctCAAGTTAAGTCTGCTGAAGCTTCAAATTAGCTTCAtacaaacttttaaacacatatttGCACAAAACAATCCTTTGactttgtcctccatcacttaaaTTGGAAGCACATTGGGATGGGATctattaaattttaaaatcttttaaataaaaaaaagattaaagcaagcaaaacctgtttcgatgttcatatggacacctttACGTAGTATGACtattgttttcagacagacttgaaaaattctTTCTTTAAAGCGAGTGTGTGAGGGGGATTGGGATGAAAATTTGGTCAATTTTGGAAGCCTGGTCGACACAGCTTTTGGTCCAACTTGCTCTGACTCAACATGACAAACTAACAAATTCACTTTCAGTCTGTGAGCCCTATGCCGGATAGACTATGATGGACTGTTGGTGAGtgattcttttgttttaattggaCTTTCTGACTTGATCATGCTCAGTTGGCTTAATTGCCACTGCAAACGTTTTTGCCAGGGTCACGTATTATATTGTGATTGCTACCTAAAATGGTGACTCCACAGGATGTACATAGGTCACGTATTTTCGTAGCTGTTAGCACAATTGGTGATCTCATAATATTTAGTTAGGGTCACACATTTCGATAGCAGTGATTGAGCCCGCCACCTCCAATGcatcaatattttttccattgttgaCCCTCTTATGTCACAGAATCTGAAATGTCACAGATTTTGTATAAGTTTTACAGTTAGTCTGAGTGACTTGCTAAAATCTGTCTAAACGGTGGCCTCTTACTGTCTGGCTGTCATAATCCTGAGGAGGAAAGATCACATACTCATCAGGGTCATCTCCAGATGTTCAGATACTCACAGCATTGGGTAGCAGCTAGTACTTACAGTAATTTGAAACCCAGTGACATTTTTGCCCTGGGTTTTCGCCTCTCAGAATGAGCTAACTTGCAGGACAACgccatttattattattttatattgtctAAAAATTCCCTTAAAATATCATGATTTTCCAGCTCTTCCATTTTGATGTATTTAGCTGGTATTAGACAGGTTTGTAATGTCCAAAGGCCCGGACAGGTTATGTTCTGGTTTAAATAGTACAACTGTTTACAGAACTCACAGAATTACCATGCTGATGTAAATCAAGGAAATTATAGCCAACAAACAGTTAATGTAGTTAAATAAGGTATATTGTACAGTTACACTTGCATGGTCAAGTTCCTTAAATGCTGTTTACTTTCTGTGTTGTGTGACCAATCCAAATTTCTTATCAGCAAACATAATAAGGGAAATACATGACTATACTTACCGCTGTGATGTCAGACGTCCAAGGTTTGGTCTTATCtataacaaacacatacatttctGAGGAAGTTATTTTACAGAAACAGATATTTCATTCCTCAGTTTGCATTAGCTTACAACAGACTTACTGCATCTTATCATCCTCCATCCAAAAAATGCAGTGAGAACAACTAACAGCAGTAAGACCAGGGTGATGATGAGAATCGTCATTGTAGTGGGCCTGGAAGGTAGCCTACATTTCATCAAGAAAAAAGGGGCAAATGTTTTTGCACAAACCCAGGTTGTAAATCAGATTTAAATGCATTGAAGTTGTAAAGAGTAGTAACCTCTTGTGTTCATCTTGCAAGCTCTCTCCACCAGCCCCGGTTATGGTGGTGTTTGTGGGCTGGGCAGTACATGGTTCAACAGAAAGTGTCCCTGTGAAGTCAAAGTAAATTCATGTAAAAAGCCATGTTAATGCAAGAATTGTATCACGGTATTTTGatgatactgtatattatggATTATAATACTGTAACTCACAGATGTACAAGttaaattttaataataatattattattaataatataccagggtttcatttttgtcacttttgttgCGTCCACTTACTGGTCACTAATTTATGAGAATAGAAAATGGTTTGAATCTTACTTGCTGCACTGGGGCTCATTGTAGTTGAGGGTAATTCATTAACAGTTACGTGCACTGGCATCTGTAAGTCTCCTGCGGCACACCAGTACCAGCCGCTGCTCTCTGTCCTCAGTTTACTCATAGTCACAGTGAAAACATTGGAGATGATGGTCACTGCTGTTCCATCTATTGATCCAAACTGATCTGTCACACAGGTGTGGCCCAGTCTGCACCACTTTCTTTCTGCTGAGTATTTATAGTGACAGTTGATAGTCACACTACGTCCTTTAAATGCTGTAATTTCTTGTTGGTCCACGTACAGATTTGACATACCTTCAAAAAGATAATTCAAAATTAGACACATTCTTAGTTTTCTTCCCCACCAAATTGTTCACAGAAaggatttaaaatgtgtttaaaacatttaaggcaTTTTACCTGTGGTCACTGACAGCTGAAAATACTGTCTGACATCTGTCCCCGATACAATCTCCACAGCACACCAGAAATCAGTGTCCTTATGCGTTATTTCATTAATAGTCACAGTGAAGATTCCTTGGTTTGTGTCATCAGAGATTGAAAACTTTCCTGAACTACTTTGTCGTTGCTTTGTTTTAACTACTATATGACACGAATGCCAGTAATATCCTTGACACAAGTATTTCACATGGTTTCTGTAGTACTGGTCATAGAGACATGGGATAGAGATGGAGCCTCCAGCCTTAACTGAAACTTGACTCACTGTAATAATTTTACAGTGAATTCCtgccaaaacaacaacagacatttATCTTGTAGTGATGCCTTCAAATGCATTGTATTTTGatgatactgtatattatggATTATAATACTGTAACTCCCAGATGTACAAGttaaattttaataataatattattattaataatataccagggtttcatttttgtcacttttgttgCGTCCACTTACTGGTCACTAATTTATGAGAATAGAAAATGGTTTGAATCTTACTTGCTGTGGGTAATTCCTTAACAGTTACGTTCACTGGCATCTGTAAGTCTCCTGCGGCACACCAGTACCAGCCGCTGCTCTCTGTCCTCAGTTTACTCATAGTCACAGTGAAAACATTAGAGACACTGGCATCGATGGTCACTGCTGTTCCATCTATTGATCCAAACTGATTTGTCACACAGGTGCGGCCCAGTCTGCACCACTTTCTTTCTGCTGAGTATTTATAGTGACAGTTGATAGTCACACTACCTCCTTCAGATGCTGTAATTTCTTGTTGGTCCACGTACAGATTTGACATACCTTCAAAAAGATAATTCAAAATTAGGCACATTCTTAGTTTTCTTCCCCACCAAATTGTTCACAGAAaggatttaaaatgtgtttaaaacatttaaggcaTTTTACCTGTGGTCACTGACAGCTGAAAATACTGTCCGACATCTTTCCCCGATACAATCTCCACAACACACCAGAAATCAGTGTCCTTATGCGTTATTTTATTAATAGTCACAGTGAAGATTCCTTGGTTTGTGTCATCAGAGATTGAAAACTTTCCTGAACTACTTTTTCGTTGGTTTGTTTTAACTACTATATGACACCACGCCAAGTAGTATCCTTGACACAAGTATTTCACATGGTTTCTGTAGTCCTGGTCATAGAGACATGGGATAGAGATGGAGCCTCCAGCCTTAACTGAAACTCGACTCACTGTAATAATTTGACAGTGAATTCCtgccaaaacaacaacagacatttATCTTGTAGTGATGCCTTCAAATGCATTgtatatatcaatatcagttaCAGGTTAGTATCATgaattttattaaaacacaatattaaaaatttaaaattagTGGCTAGTTGTCACTTTAAATGTAAGACTCAAATTTTATCACTCAACAGCAATACATATATCAGTACCAacaatattgttttaattacaAACTTGACTATCATTTATGCATAGCATTCATATTAGAATCTTAGCTGACTTACCAATGAGTCCAGCCAGTATTAGGTGAGGAATAAAACTCATGTCTGCTTCAGTGTTGTGAGTGAATGAGCACTTTCAACATTACAGCGGGTG
This genomic interval from Thunnus thynnus chromosome 14, fThuThy2.1, whole genome shotgun sequence contains the following:
- the LOC137197547 gene encoding polymeric immunoglobulin receptor-like encodes the protein MSFIPHLILAGLIGIHCQIITVSRVSVKAGGSISIPCLYDQDYRNHVKYLCQGYYLAWCHIVVKTNQRKSSSGKFSISDDTNQGIFTVTINKITHKDTDFWCVVEIVSGKDVGQYFQLSVTTGMSNLYVDQQEITASEGGSVTINCHYKYSAERKWCRLGRTCVTNQFGSIDGTAVTIDASVSNVFTVTMSKLRTESSGWYWCAAGDLQMPVNVTVKELPTASMSNLYVDQQEITAFKGRSVTINCHYKYSAERKWCRLGHTCVTDQFGSIDGTAVTIISNVFTVTMSKLRTESSGWYWCAAGDLQMPVHGHFLLNHVLPSPQTPP